The stretch of DNA tttagtttttaaaccgcctattcaccccccctctagtcggtgttcttgatcctacaacaggccgaagcgtccaatcagagccttatcaagctgatcaagaggaagattgatgaataccccagacgctggcacgaggtcttgtcagaagcactctgggcataccgtatatcatgtcacggggcgacaaaaacttctccttatcacttggtctatgggcaggaggccatgttaccatgggaggttacggccgggtcaaggcgcgtagaattccagaatgacttatccgctgaagaatatgctactctgatgagtgataatgtggaagatcttacggaactcaggctatggtcactagagaagattaaggagaataaggctaaagtggcccgtgcatataataaaaaggttaagccaaaggaatttcaagtaggagacttggtttgggaagcagtattaccgttgggaactaaagacgcggcatatggcaagtggtccccaaactggcacgggcgtACAGGGTTGatcaggtcctacctgggaacgcgtatatacttgaagaattggacggcgttaagtttccagtagcagtcaatggccaacaccttaagaaatatttcccaagtatgtgggctaacgaacaatgaagccgatggcacccatcaggcaacaagccgatgcaaccagcaagctAAGTAGGGGGGGGGGCAAAGGCTAAGTCGACAACGTTCGGCGTTGGCAAGACAGGAAATGGAAAAAGGGCCGATGAGCGTTGATTGGCTCGTACGTTAACagaaaggattagaacagccgatgcggtgccatcgactttagaagtgtgcTTACGGCAATCAAGCATCACAGAttatcaaacagccgatgtgccaccatcgactttaggtttaCTACATAAAAACACAataggttcactacataaaaacacaaagtttatctcggacaggactgctgaaggaaagcgtcaatagcagcgatagcatcaaggcgGATACAGTCAACCTCAGCAAGTaccgcttcatcctcttcgtccgcccccggcaccacctgtttgctcaagctgttcagctcggccaagtccgtcttcagctCGGCAGTCAAaacttctgcctcctgcttggaacccgcgatgagatccttctcctcctggatgcgctgcttggtggcccggaccttagcttcaaggtcttccagttctttctccaagaggcgaagccgatgggcagaagcagatgtgtcaaccttagcgtcgagtgcggccttcttcttgttgatcgactgacacatctcagtgATGATGGTCCtcaggagcgattgggaacgccgagtctcgatcctgcggcgagcttctgccactttcgcttggaaggaagaaagatacccggccggcaagagcttggcctggaggctcacagggagctgggagttgacctcgtcaaggatctgcttgactgcactggaatcctgaatcAGGGCGGAGATTGGACCtgatagaagatccttcacgcggagaagttgatcgcagtgctggtcaggcccgaGGGAGAGTCATCGGCCTCCAATATGGTCGACCTGATCgaggcaggatcaaacgcaaggagctctgaaagatccaggttctggaggaaaagagggtgagaCAGGCATTGCGGGAGAAGACCAAAATAATTACAAAGAAAAAGGCATACCTGTCCTGAAAGGGAAgtggcgatggccaacgaaggggcgatcggctcccgggggtgcatCCCTTCCGAGGGATGAACGGTGGCAGCAGAGGCCACATGAACCGCACCTCCAGAGGAAGAAGCGACAGCCGACGGGGTAGCAGTCGGCTCTGCgagagcaacagccgatgagatgGCGGTCGCCTCCGCTGGACGTACCTCTCGTACAGGGGATCGGCAGTAGCTGAGGCAGGAGAGGGTCCTTCCAGACAGGGGCCAACGAGGGATGTAGTCACGACCGGCGCCTGCAGACCCGGCGAAGCAGCTGGGACaacagccgatgcagaagggtcCTCCAAGATTGTTGCACCAGGATCACGGAGagtgatcaaggccctgatgggcgcatccacgtcctctggcacctccgaagatgaggctttctggcatgggggttcctccccgctggagacttctacaacggcaggctacaagaGAAGAGAGCATCATTAAAGGAGACATGAACAAAAATCCGATTGCAAAGCGGGAGGGGGGGCCAAACCTGGTTGGTGACTGGAGATGACGGATTAGGGGAAGACGGCGTAGCTTCCTTCcagacctttctgacaagaaccTTCCGCGTCTTAGCGCGAGCTCGGGGGGCGACAGCTTCAGAGAGTCGTTTTCGCTTGGAGGTCAACTTGacggtgctcggctgaatctgcatcacgcCTTTTGAAGGAGGGGGCGCGTTCTTACCgaagaggaccacaggagcaaccgcccggaaacaaaagggcgatccatcattgttcatcggctctgggccgtcttctcGCTGCAGAAACAAAAAATGGATTCAGGAAGGATCTAGCAAAAGTTAAAAGAAGGAACGTTAATCAaaaggcggtacctctccaGCGGGAATGTCATACTCGGGATGGATCTGCtgtagcatcggacccagagctcttcggaaaacgtgagttttccacatcgtccaccatcccccaaagtcgacagccgaagaGGTAAAGGTAAAATTGGCAGGGACAGATAAgggaaggtctgtgaacaggctgtagcacctttgggtggtcaaAGCATTAGGGAGGTCCACCCTGCTTGATGTCaactggtggagaaggaagtggggaggcacctgcgcaagaccaaactgccgggctgctacgaccggctggtaaaactcataaccaggcttgaggatccgATTAGAGGTACTCACGCCAACTGGGAGAAGACAGGGCTGAACCATAATGGAGTAAAGGCGCCTAGTGTCAGCATCATAGTCAATATCGGCTaatcggaaggtagccgggttctcgaagagttcagaatcggcataaggaagaaagtttgggttatcaaggcctttgtagaaaatcttgaaccaacggaAAGCATCAGAAGGATTCAATTTCCCaccagggagactgtacaaggcctgcccgaaactagtgcacctaatctgtctcccactcagatcagggaaggaattgccgactaaggaagggaaatcagggtcggaactttggaaataaagacgagcccacaactggatgaaccaccatgggccaccagttctgattttcttctgagaaagaaggctagaagtcatcagatggagatatctgtaaaagttccccaagaaatagtctaccaaggccaacagattgaCCCTTGGCCAGgtcataagccaaggagaggtagttcttggtcggggcgagggaagggccacagaagaggaagtgttcgagccataggtttagaaaggccgtgtgctccttctctgACACAAGGCCCTTGCTTTTTTGGTGTTGGTTCAGGTATGTGCTCTAGTTAGTGCATTCagttttggaagacagtttgtaaggaactacagggaggctgtaagcagaagggcaggctgatgatatgtctaagccggtaatcatcacaacatctaGCAGTGTTGGTGCCAAcgggctgtgcccgaagagaaaacaattcaaggcatcagaccagaagTAGCTGATGGTCtttagaaggttctcatctttttcaagggggagagggacagagacaaagcatcggctatcccgatggattcccataagggctggtaggcgttcgctactctgttgtaccaaactgtccagccttcagggggatttggccaagcgcggaggctatccgaccaagattctaggtctatatcctgactcacaaaggggattcgattaGCTTCACATGAGATTAGATCTATGGGTTTGTCgtaggaacgaggcccgaggcaaaaagaattgggggaagaagggtgcggcaagaagatatcggaagcctgaaaaaaccccaagaaaaacaagattgccgagggAAGAGTTACTTAACCGCGCAGTAAAATTTGCAGATGCCGTgctaaattaatgggggtcggagtttaccttcagaccgaagacggcggcggcggtacgcgaagactccgccatcgggaatccTGAGTTGAGACCCTGGAGAGCGGATCTAGGTTTTGGTGGCGCAAGATCGGATGTGTGTCTCAAGGACCagggaggatcttgcggctGGGGTTCGTGAGCAAAAGGAGATCGGAGTTAACCTGGATCTCAGAATCTCCAGTGATTTGCGTTGGATTGAAAGGCTGGcggagggtaaagtaaattgaagggttatttcggatccggattagtatattctaaggccaatgcgttgccatcggctcttaaacAGATTAGTATGCACAAGAAGAATTGCTGATACAAAAGCAGATTCTATTCACAATGAGGCAGtaaatacaaaagaggagctaactactcctGAAAGTGGCCTAGTGGGGATACTGtggtctaccaccagtacacgccagaGGTCTTGCGATGCTTGGACGGCGGAGTAATGCTGGTGCCGCTGCTACCGCTATCGCTGCTGCTATCGTCGTCGTCCCCACTACCGTCACTGCTAAAGCCGTCATTGTCTTCGGCTCCTTTGGTGCTGTCGGAAGTTTCGTCCGATGACCCACCAAAAAGGAAGGTacttgccatcggatcttcctcggagaagaaggaatcggctctttcctctGAGGAAGAAAGGTCTTCTTCCCAAGATtcgtcgtcttcatcttcctccagctcggctccgaggaagAGCGCGAGATCTtcaccatcagtcagggattcatcatcctctgactagtaacggaagtcccattcctctgcgtcccaatgcaggggggcacggacctcGTAAGTGGTGATTGGGTCATACTCTGGAGTTGGCTCTCGGGAGgattcggattcataagaaataatGGAGGAAGcggaagaagaagaggccatggcagaagaagaggaggagtgtAATTGATAATGGCTGCGAGAGAAAGATTTTTGGGGAAGTTGCCGAGGGTGAGTTTATAAAGATAAGTCAAggggtgaagtgaatcggcatcGTGACAGTTCCCGAGGAGGCTAGTACAGGGCAGTCATATCGGTTGGAAGTCGAAAAGGCAtatacggatcggaagccgaagggtcgaggagacttcaaaataagtgatttcggaattaccatcaccgaaaccaggggggcatgtgttatcgccatattttggacgggccaaaagtgggccgaggagcaagatgggcctaagAGATAGTTACGGTAAGCTTGCGGATCGGATCCTGTACGAGTGTTTGGGGctagtaaggccgtgtaaactctgatttaggcagttaggattcgtgtcgtgtttggttagggttagttaaagagaacaagtctacggactataaatatgtaccatgaataaacaagaaaggggAATCGATCATCAataactctcggcgtatcgcctcccctgttctagggttttccatcgggtaagtgccatgcgaccccggtcacgttctgcgtgatcggggtagcattatCCTTGCTCATTTgttatatgttgctcgttctgaagccttgtagatggcgagtagcattagttatcttaacacgcatagagtgatgttattctttttgcatcttaatcatgctttgttcgttgctctcgtgTGCTTGATCCTCGTGTTCGTTTACGGATGCGATGGTTATATCTTGTTTCatgtttatcagtagatccgatctgttatggctagtttctgtttatttagaggctcagctcaatatgtgcacgattaggccttataaacgagttgaatgttccggcagtatgctctgtatcggcttatcgcttgaatagaggttgcttcaggaatcggcttttcagttgtttctttaatctctgtttagatcgttcatcccgatgctttcgtgtatttgttaggctcaatcacgtgtaggatgttccgatcgtgcaatgaGGGTTTAGTTGTCGTGGGTTGGATCATATTGATATTTATAAAGCAAGTCTTATTTAAGTATATTTATATGTTCGTATGCTGCATGTTCTAAAGATCCGacccggtattgatgcaatcggctccttatagccgataccggggaggaggtggtgagccgatcacggctcggactaatctttatatgtgtctgtgtacgcaggagtttgacacgtcacaccttcctgatcaggtatagggtTAGGTGGCACGACTAGCAACTTCCATccagggtgcgcgccggatcactgggccgttgaccgagggaccggggcccaccagccgtcccagaagcctcccggctcctcgtgttgcctgtcactgctcgccggcgggttttgaccgacaacacccTATAAATCACAAGATCGCGTTTCTTGACCCTCAAGCTATTTACGAGTCCAGGCATCTCGGGCCAATGTGGTGGAAGGACAGCCATGATGAACTAAGCAAGTGTAAAACGCGCAAGGAAAAACAAGCAATACGAATACATGAACACAAAGAGATCATAAAGAGGGTTGGGGTCTACATATCACTTCAGATGCAAAAATGCCAAGATAGGGATATCATATGGGCACCATACCACCTGCAGTAAATGTAGTTTTAATCATTTGTTATAATATGCAGTTGCTTCGAATAAATGCTTAAGAAATCATATATAATATTTTGCAGAAATCACTGGATTGCTTTTATGCTACAGCCAAAGCGTGGAAAAATGCTCGTATTGGACTCCGCTGATTTTGAGCCGCGTAGATACAAAGAATTCATATCCATCCTCAACATATTAGAAAAATTTTTATCTTCTACATTTACACCATGCTAGATCTTCCAAAAAACTACATATATAAACTAACTTctcatttctttctttttaaaaCAAGGCTGACAGGCACTAATTTCCAAAGGAGAAATTTATCCCCCCGAGAGAACAACAAAAATGACTTTGCGTACACACTTCCCGTGCCACAAGCAACCTGCAGGTTCCGTGTACTATGGATACTACATATGCAAGCACATGAGGGAGCTCAGGAGATACACAACTGATTCGAATGTGTAAGAGGCTAATTTTTGTTAGGGATAGATGCATACATGGGAATTGTTTTTGCGTGTATCTAACACTTGGCTTAATTTTTCCGTGGACTTTTGAATTGCAGATCCAGCCAAGAAAACACAACGACCAACTCCATGAGCAACAACTTCTCAACGTAGTCGCCGATTTATGCAATTTCATTTTCCATGAAGTGATCCATGTAATAGAGTATTTTGTTCACCCTGAACATGAATTGGCAACTGAAAAAAACTACGAAGGTCTTCATCAGTGGGATGCTCAGCATGTCCGTGCCAGCTCCAGTAGCGTTCATCACGGGTAACATGACAAAAACATGTATTCTATACGCACTTTGATGATGTACTACTATAATGATGCACTGTAATGATATACTTCGATATGATTTTATTTTGTATGCGTAATTATGTATATTTATGAAACATATTCCATATTGGTCAGTATGACATTCGATCATGCACTAGTTCGATAGGTCAAAATTAGAAGgaaacaaaattttaaaaaatagcaGGAACCAAATTCGGAAAATTTAAATACAAATCAACCAATTTTTGGGTGAGAAACCTATTTTCAGGGGTGGGTCTCGTCCTCACCCACTCTTGGAAATCCATTgtcaggggcgggtgacgccctAAGCCACCCCTGCAGATACCATTTACAGGAGAGGGTCATGGGCTGACCTGCCCTTGAAAATGGATTTTCAGCGGCGGGTGAGGGCATGACCCGCCCCTGAAATTGGTTTTCTGGTAGTGGGCGCGTTACCCGCCTCTGCAAACAGCATTTCTATCTGTGAGAAGCAGGGACGGATATCGCGTCCGCCCCTACAAATGTTGTTTTACTCGCCCCTACAAACGTTTTCTGCAATAGTGCATCTACAAATTTGGCCTTACATTGAGGGTTTTAATTAGATGACTATACATGTCTTATGGCACGTTGTATTCTGTAGTTATAGGAATTCATGCCACTAAGAAATTAATAAACAACGAAAGGAAGCAAATAATGAAATGCTCGATGTCAAGCAAATGGAAAGGGGCCCTCTTCCTCATTTCATGACCTACTGAAGAAATGCAGGTCGGAACATGGTAATGGACAAATATATAGAGTTAGTCAATAAAACGCACAATGAATTAATCAAATGGATTAGGAAATAAACTGATAATCTCGAGTCCTCCACGCCCATGCTTGTCTTTGCATGCGGTGCCATATATATCTCACGCTGGGGGTGCCAGCATGCCTAACTGCCTCCGGCTCAGATCATGTTTGCAAGCGTCATGCAGTTATTGGCCATCTGGTTTAGCTCCTTATCGAACTTCCCCATGGGGTTGGGGACACCGGCCTGAGTGAACGGCCGGTCGCACGAATCGAAATCCTGGACGGCGAGCTGCAGCATGATCTTCGCGGTGCCCGTGTCCTTGAACGTGATTGCCCGCTGCGCTGCACCGATGGTGTCCTGGGTGTTCATGTACATGGTGTCGCAGAATGTAAGGGCCTGCGCCTGCGCCGGTGGGATAGTGCGGGACGACTTGGTGACGTGCTTCCGGGCCTGCGCAGTGCGCTTGGAGAACGCGTCTACCTGCATGTTAAGCACGGCCAGGTTGTCGATGACCGGATATTTGGTCGCATGCCGCCCGGCTGTGGACTTGCACACTTCCGGGAACGGGGTTTTAGAGCAGATGCCGGCGACCTGCGGGTTGacggcaccaccaccacctgccTTCCCTAACGCCTGCGGGGGGAGGCCGGTAAACAGCAATGCCACGGCGGCGAAGAGGACGAGCCGTGCGCGGGCTGGCCCCATGGTTTATTCTGCTAGATAATTGCTCGGATATCTATTTGTGGAGCAGCGCTGGGAGTCGAGGACAGGGTGGTGAAATAGACGAGGTGGGATGGGTTCTTATAGCAGGCCTCTTCGGCCTTCGCAAACGGCGGTTGGCCTCTTGCTTTGGAGCTGATAATGTCCATTGCTTTTCGCTTAGTTATCTAGGTTCTCCACGCTTGTCGGATGTGCTAACATTTATAACACATAAATTTGTGGAGTTGCTAGAAATAGCTGACCTCGATATCGTTTAAAATTATAATTTATACTTTCTCAGCAAATTGCTACTAGTACATTTGTAAATTATTGTATTGGAGTCTGACAGTAGCACAGAATTACagatattttttatttaaaaccATATAAGTGGACATACCACGGATGGTTCTTGCTGAAATCCATTTGTGATGTATGAAGAACCACAGAAAATTCTCATCAGTTCCCCACGCAAATAGCGTGGGTAGCAGCTAGTTTTTTTTCAGTCTATATGTTATTTTTTACGTAAAAATAGATGCAAATAAGTTTTTTGAATGATGTTATTATAACTGTTTTTTCCAGATGGCATAGACCGATGTATCAACTATGCTTTTTTTCATCAATCATATTCTGTCGAATATTTTTTTTGGAACCCTGTGTAGTATTTTTTGGAACATAAATTTAGGAGAAAAGGGTATATCTTATATATATAAACATATTTTTAATGTTTTCCTAATGCCTGATGTTTATATTACATGGAGTATATTTGGCATGAATATaagtttttaaattttttaCCCAGATGAGTAGTTCAATGTATACCACTAGAACCAAATAATCTCCTTTATTTGTTCTCCAATCTCTAGTATCTAAATCCCCATTACATCTATGCTAAAAAATGTTACAACGCATGCACCATTTTTCAAGCATGGGGTCTACAAATTCACTGATGCAGCTGGTAAGGTATAGCTTTCTCCTTTGTGTTTGTACCATATGTCCTGTTTTTGTTCCTAACATCAGATGGTGCGTGTTGTTTCCTCTTTTTCAAACACTTCCTGCAGCTTTCTATGGATGGGCACCGACTTTAGTAGTGTTGTaataaaacggtccgaaatatcTCAAAACGAGATCTAGTTTAGAGTGCAATGGAGTGGTTCGGGTCAAACATAGACTTCCATGTTTCTTTGTTAGATAACATCAGCGTTACACATGACTGCATCATCTATTATTCCTTCTCTCCTAAATTTTTTAGATCACAATGCTATATACCAAGACATCACCATCTTGCTATATCAAATAGTTGATAGAGGTGACCACTTCTTAGTTCAAATTTGGACACAAGTAGTATTCAATGCACCAAATACAGATAGAAACGGATAGTTATGGTAAATAGGTATTAATAAAACCACAACTTTGCACATATATTTTTTCAGATAGCATAAACGAGTTACGGGCTGAGCTGGAGTATTTATGGCAAGACACCGTGTCAACAATCATTCCTCGTGTGAGTGTTGAAAATCCATTAAATGCAAAATCTGACCGTCAATTATACTCGTAAATAAAGGAAAACTATGTGCCTAACTTGCATATTTTATTTCAATAACCGAGTTCCACATGTATTGGCAAGTACTTGATTCCAGGAACAC from Panicum hallii strain FIL2 chromosome 3, PHallii_v3.1, whole genome shotgun sequence encodes:
- the LOC112888165 gene encoding uncharacterized protein LOC112888165; this encodes MGPARARLVLFAAVALLFTGLPPQALGKAGGGGAVNPQVAGICSKTPFPEVCKSTAGRHATKYPVIDNLAVLNMQVDAFSKRTAQARKHVTKSSRTIPPAQAQALTFCDTMYMNTQDTIGAAQRAITFKDTGTAKIMLQLAVQDFDSCDRPFTQAGVPNPMGKFDKELNQMANNCMTLANMI